Proteins encoded within one genomic window of Conchiformibius steedae:
- a CDS encoding SAM-dependent methyltransferase, which translates to MPILYLIPTPLSTPDTPCLLPQESAQIAHLSDFVVEAEKTARACLRHLGIRTPVRELKLRTLNEHTPTDSLPELLQPLYEGRDLGLVSEAGCPAVADPGADLVALAHAKGFEVRPLVGPSSILLALMASGANGQCFAFKGYLPADPQGRATRLKQLQQRSRQENETQLFIETPYRNQALLNDAVTLLDDNTLLCIATDLTTSQQTIISQPVKQWRKMGELPNLKKRPTLFVIHSPNHGKV; encoded by the coding sequence ATGCCTATTTTATATTTAATTCCTACCCCGCTGTCTACGCCAGATACGCCTTGTCTGCTTCCACAAGAATCTGCCCAAATCGCCCACTTAAGCGATTTTGTGGTAGAAGCCGAAAAAACGGCGCGTGCCTGTTTGCGGCATTTGGGTATCCGCACCCCTGTGCGCGAACTGAAACTACGCACCCTAAATGAACACACACCAACAGACAGCTTGCCCGAATTGTTACAGCCTTTATATGAAGGACGTGATTTGGGTTTGGTAAGCGAAGCGGGTTGTCCCGCCGTTGCCGACCCCGGTGCCGATTTGGTTGCCTTGGCACACGCCAAAGGGTTTGAAGTACGCCCCTTGGTTGGACCTTCCAGCATTTTATTGGCGCTGATGGCATCGGGTGCTAATGGGCAATGTTTTGCCTTTAAAGGCTATCTGCCTGCCGACCCGCAGGGCAGGGCAACACGTTTAAAACAATTGCAACAGCGTTCCCGCCAAGAAAACGAAACCCAATTGTTTATTGAAACCCCTTACCGCAATCAAGCCTTATTAAATGATGCCGTTACATTGCTTGACGATAATACCTTGCTGTGTATTGCCACCGATTTAACCACCTCTCAGCAAACCATTATCAGCCAACCCGTTAAGCAGTGGCGCAAGATGGGCGAATTGCCCAACCTAAAAAAACGTCCTACGCTATTTGTTATCCACAGCCCAAACCATGGCAAAGTGTAA
- a CDS encoding porin family protein — translation MKKVTALVLGALMSVSVLAAPTGKSFTGGSVGVEVGTTKYKVKDSGLSGKSTKDLTLTGGYAFEYGDSQLIGEVGAKAKLPASKAFTYNENGEERKVKEQQRLSVGYSQGYRVTNDLMPYAKVDYIHSRFKDDSKLSANGVGVGVGAKYQVAPNVEVGAEYMHSRLRSKKDSDGDRVKIRGNSVSTGVAYRF, via the coding sequence ATGAAAAAAGTTACTGCATTGGTATTGGGCGCTTTGATGAGCGTATCGGTTTTGGCTGCCCCTACCGGTAAAAGCTTTACCGGCGGTTCGGTAGGTGTGGAAGTGGGTACCACTAAATACAAAGTGAAAGACAGCGGTCTTTCCGGTAAAAGCACCAAAGACTTGACCCTGACTGGTGGCTACGCCTTTGAATACGGCGACAGCCAACTGATTGGTGAAGTAGGTGCAAAAGCCAAACTGCCCGCATCTAAAGCCTTTACTTACAATGAAAACGGCGAAGAGCGTAAAGTGAAAGAGCAACAACGCTTGAGCGTTGGCTACAGCCAAGGCTACCGTGTTACCAACGATTTAATGCCTTATGCCAAAGTGGACTATATCCACAGCCGTTTTAAAGACGATAGCAAACTGTCTGCCAATGGTGTAGGCGTAGGTGTGGGTGCTAAATACCAAGTTGCCCCGAATGTGGAAGTGGGTGCAGAATACATGCACAGCCGTTTGCGCAGCAAAAAAGATTCTGATGGCGACCGTGTAAAAATTCGCGGCAACAGCGTCAGCACTGGTGTCGCTTACCGCTTCTAA